Sequence from the uncultured Flavobacterium sp. genome:
AATTTTCGGCTAAACCCAATCGCAATGACCAATCGTTTTTACTAACTCCAAAATCAAGCACCAAATTACTATTGTTTTGCTTGTTCCATTTAATACGCAAACCGGCTCCAGCTGCAGGATTCCATTTTTTAAAATCGTAAGTATCCAACTTTGAAACTGAGGAAATATTAGTAAAAAATACAGCGCCCCAAAATCCGTTTTTGGAAATATCAGTTCGATATTCTGTTTCAAAATACATCAATGCATTGCTTCGGAATCTATTTCTGGTAAAACCCCGACCTGTTTTTCCATCACGATCCCAACCAATACTTGGCAAATCGAGATAATGCGGCTTTCCGCCAAAAGTTGACCAATAAAAAGCCCGATAAGCCAAAACGCGATGTTTGTATTTGCTAAACGAATGGTATTTTCGGGCATCAAAATAAATAGAATTCCATTTTTTTCCGTCGACTCCGGTTGTGTTTATTCTATAATCGGCTTCTATATAAATTCCCTGTTCCGGATTTACGTTGTTTTTTCGAGAATCATAAAGTCCCTGAACAGCGATTCCAAAAGAATTTTCATCTGAATAATCGCCGTTCATATATTTATAATAATCGGTTTGATCATCGATATATGATTCTTCAGAAATATTTTGATAATTATCCAGTAACAAACCTAATCCAATTCTGAAATTACCTATTATTTTTCGGGTTGCAAACTGATAAAAACGCCATTGCTGATAATCTAACGTTGACATTTTTTTGTCTGTATTATGTCCGCCTAAACCATAAGTATCCTGAGGATAAATCATATACCGATAATCTCCAATAAAATTCCATTTGTCGTCTCTTGTATAAATATAGGATTGAATGGGAAAAACATATTGCTTGGTAAAACTGAAATAAGGCGAAAAAGAAACCTGAGACATTTTGGTAGTATTACTATCGCCCAGATAAAATGTAGTTAAAAAAGAAACGACCAATCCCGCATTTTTATTTGCATCTATGGGAACGGGAAGCAATGAAAAAGCCACTTTTTTGTCTGAATTTACTCTTACGGAATCATTTTTATGGAATAGTTTATACAAAACATCTAAAATATCTTTTTTACTATTCGAAATGGTATCATTCTGTGAATAACAAAATGGCGTAAGAAAAA
This genomic interval carries:
- a CDS encoding BamA/TamA family outer membrane protein, giving the protein MKSLIILFFLFLTPFCYSQNDTISNSKKDILDVLYKLFHKNDSVRVNSDKKVAFSLLPVPIDANKNAGLVVSFLTTFYLGDSNTTKMSQVSFSPYFSFTKQYVFPIQSYIYTRDDKWNFIGDYRYMIYPQDTYGLGGHNTDKKMSTLDYQQWRFYQFATRKIIGNFRIGLGLLLDNYQNISEESYIDDQTDYYKYMNGDYSDENSFGIAVQGLYDSRKNNVNPEQGIYIEADYRINTTGVDGKKWNSIYFDARKYHSFSKYKHRVLAYRAFYWSTFGGKPHYLDLPSIGWDRDGKTGRGFTRNRFRSNALMYFETEYRTDISKNGFWGAVFFTNISSVSKLDTYDFKKWNPAAGAGLRIKWNKQNNSNLVLDFGVSKNDWSLRLGLAENF